The DNA region tatataaattagtagaaaatttaagggataaAAATGGAACATAACATTAAATTTGGAAACTACAAAGATGGGACCATTGGAAGAGCCCTTAATCTTCAAGACTCGTAAATTTGGAAATATGCTAGGCAATTCTCTTAGCTTGGGACAGTTACTATGCTTTAGCCGGCCAGTGGAACATCATTCAACCTCCGTCTATTTCTCTAACTCTTGCATACCTTTGATGTTGAGATCTCGAAGATTGGGTAACTGGATCACCTAGATCGAGGGTTTTGCATTTTATGCAACCATTCAAGGTAAGATTGACTACATTTTGGAGCCGCCCTCATTTCATCCAAGCAACCAATTCATTGCCCCTAAAACCTATAATTTGGAGCTCTTTGAGGTTCGAGTAGTGAGGTTGTAGATCTTCGAGTACACTGTTTTCAGTTGCTTCATCTTGTGTACTAACAACTCCGTCACTCCATTCAAACACCAACTTGTCAAGGCTCTTCTTCTCATTCAAATTGGCGGCTCCTGCATTAGCTGCCTTCTCTAGCTTTGAGATATGCAATGTTCCTAAAAGATGAGCCATTTTCGCCAATTGTTCAATTTCATATCCATTCTCGCTGCCAACGTGAAATACGGGCAGATTGTGTAGACTGGTCAAGTTGCCCATACTTGGTGGCAACATGGAGAGCTTAAACCAGAAGATATCATCGAGCTCAAGATGTCGAAGATTAACCAAATTCCCCATGTCCTTGGGCAAACTAGAAAGCCAAACGCATCCCAAGTGTTTCAAAGTTTGCAAATTGAGTTGGGGAgaagtttgatttttgttttggagaGGTTGAGGTAGCACAACTGCTTCAACTCTTCAATTCAATCAGGCAATTCAGAGATCTGGTTTGAACTAAGATCNNNNNNNNNNNNNNNNNNNNNNNNNNNNNNNNNNNNNNNNNNNNNNNNNNNNNNNNNNNNNNNNNNNNNNNNNNNNNNNNNNNNNNNNNNNNNNNNNNNNAATCAATAGTTTTAGTAGCTACAACAGGTGAACCATAAGGAGGGGAAAAAGCTGACTTGGGAGCTATTTGAAAAAGAACTCATAGCCCGCTTTGGGCCTATTGAGTACGAATATTCCGACGAAGCTCTATTTCGCATTGAGCAGCATGGTACTCTCCATGGATATGAAAGAATTTGAAAGGCGGCTAATAGGGTTATTGGATGGCCATAGAGGGTCCTAATTGGAACTTTCTTTGGAGGCTTAAAGAAAGAGATGGCCACAGAGGTGAAGATGTTACAGCCCAAGTCCCTCCGAGAACCTATTGAGGTGTCCTGAATGCAAGATGAAAGATTGATGTGCCAGCATCAAATGAATGAACCAAACTCGTAAAGAACAATTCTCATACAAGACAATAAAGCAGCAACATCACTTACCTCTCGTTCATCACCTGTTCCTCCGGTAAAGAAACTTTCATGGGCAGAGATGATAGAGCAGGTGTGAAAAAGGGCTCTTTTTCAACTGCAACAAATGTTATACACCGGGGCATAGATGTCATATGCCTCATGTCTTTGTTATCGAGAACAAAGCAACCGTGGGAGGTTGAGGTGACCGGAGAAGGGGAGTTGGAGCAGCAACCCCAAGAACCTTGGGAACAAGGTTCCAGCCGAAGGGGTGGTGAATGATAGGACCCGAACGTGGGCCCTGTTATGCTCTGTTTGTGGAGGTTGGAGCAGGGGAGGAAATGAGCTGTTATGAGAATGGGAGTTCAAAGCAATAGAGAACATGGCATTAACTAGTAGTTAAAGGGGCTGTGTATGTTGTAGTCACTATTAGTGGTAGTGGTACGCGTCAACACAGTGGTATTAGTAACTGTCCAGTGTCTTGTATATAATAAGTGGATCAGTGGAATGCTCAGTGAGCAGTGTGAAGAAACTTATCCTATGTACCGAGGTTAGACTCCCACCCAAAGAAGAGTTTGAGCCTTTTTAAATTGTCTGCTATCTGTTCTGCTAATTACCAGAGATATGAGGCTTACTCAACTTATTCTTACCAAACTTGTAGGTTTTAGAGGAACTCCCTTGATACTACAGGGAGTTTATATGCAAATGACATTTTGTTGGCATAATGCCGTATCTTTTAAGGATAATTTTCTAACTTCATATTATAAATCTGATTAGAATGGCTCGATTTTTATTAGAAGCTTGTGATTTAGTTTTTGATGCAGCAAAGAAGAATGAATGGTTACAATATAGATTAAAACGTCCATTTTGAATAGCATAATGTGATTGATTTGTAAATTAACTTGGTGGAGTCACTGATATCAGTAACCAAATGATCAGAGTATCTCCTACTGATACTaatctatttttataattttcaggGCTGTGAACTTGGATCAAGTTGAGACATGGAAGATGTCATAACTGAGATTCCCCCACCTTCAAGGTTCTTTCAGGAAGATCTGAATAACTTTACTCCTCCATCACCACCTCTTCCATCTCCCTTCCTCGTTTTTTCTAATCCTAAACCTGATGAACCTCTTTGTCCCTCTCTCCTCATCGTCGCCATATCTTCCCCATCTCTTTATGTTTTCCACCATCTATCCACTAAATCTCTAATTGGAAGTCTCGTCCTACCTGAGATCTCTTTCGCTGGAAACTCTAGTGAATCCTCTCTTGGAGATAAATCCTGCAACATCTACACCCTCAATGTTGGTGATGATTCAATTATCCTCATCTCTGTTCCGTGCTCCATTGCAGCGGAGAGATCTCACATTGTTGCAAAGTTGCTGATTGCTGATAAAATTATTCCTCAGAGGGTTCTGATATTGGATTCAGTTCAGAGTCTAAATTTTCGTGGTAAGCTGTCACCGGATGAGGCATTTGCTTTCAAGCTGGAGACGTCATCAGAAAGAAATGGGTTGGGTGAGGGTAATGGAGGTTCATCATTGTTGAAGGGTATAGACTACTTTCCATCAGGAAGTGTTATAGATGGGTTGGCAGCTGCTTTGCTAGGTCGATGCCAGACAAAGAATATCAAGGGAACTTTGTGTGTTTCTTGGCCTCAATTTGGTGGGGCTGTGATGTCCCTGGTTAAATCTATACTACACAGGAGTGTTTTGCCGTGCTTGGACTTGAAAATGAGTGGTGATGGTAAGGATGAATGTTTAAGATTCAACCGGACCAAGGGTCATCCTTTAGATTCTGAGTTGTATACCTGATGAACTAGGTTTCAGAGgcttttttgttctcttttttatttgctCTCTATggttttcttccttcttctttcttttatcaGTTTTCATCAAATATTATTCCTCTTTTATGCTGTTATTAAGATTGTGAAGATTGATCAAAGACCATGATGTTTTTGGCCTTTATGACCCCAAGCTGTAACATTCACGCAATTTTTCTGGAATGTTTGGCATGTCTTGCATTTATGactactttatttatttatttatttatgaatacGTGTTGCTGGTGGCTTTTTACCTATCTAATGCTTCTTTAATTTGGTACCTGCATCAATGACAGGCATACCTAGCACCCACATCGTATTGATTGTCCTCACAACTTGGTAGACTCACAGAGCATCAATTATGACAGATAAAAGTATAGCTATGCTGCTGCTCTTCATATTTACTTATTAGATTTATTTTACACCTGTTAATGTGTACcatgttttaagtggtttttatgttaactatttaaaaaaaaaaggataagtACTTAAAACACCTTAGATTTGTCggtgtaaaataaatatgataaatgagTGATAAGAGTAGCATTGTTCatcttaatatttaattagcCTGAAGGCCCTGAACTATAGTGATTCTGGTTTCGGCCTTCCTAAAGTGTGCTTGGGCTTATGGGTGTTATAGCTATTTAGATATAGTCTTATGAAAAAAGGGGAATGTTACgcttcctaaaatttttttccaaaatttgtttcTCGTATAGTGTGTTATAATCTCATGAAATGGtgatacatttttcaaaataatagatTATATAAGATTGTGGCACATCATTTGgaaagtgtagcatttcttaTGAAAAAATTCTACACTTATTGTTCGGAAATTTCATCTTACATACAACTATTCGGCTATACCGGCACTTCCACCAAGCGCTTAATAGTGAACAaacatcacttaaaaaaaataaaaataaaaaaataaatagtgagCAAACAAATAGTTCAATACATCCAACATGATACGAACCAACTAGTAACGAAACACGTGGAAAGGGATAAATGAGTTGCTTTGAAGGAGACATAATAAACACTATTATAACTCAGTGTCTCCAAAACACAATAAACAGTATTATATAGAAAAACATTAATCAACCACACTTCATTATTGGTAGTTCGTCCCTAAAATAGAAGACCAAGAGACTACCGATTTATATGAGAGACCAATTAGGTCTTGACTTCTAGGACTAGAACTAAAACCGATTCTGGTAAAGAAATAACTAGGATACTGACTCTACTAAGAAAATTGAATTAAAGATCTATGGAGATATACTCCTTATTGGACTCTAATCAAACACTCTTGTTAAAAAACGAACACTTCCGCATAAAtgctttcctttatttgatcaATGATCACAGAGTCGTCTGTTTTGGTCTAATGATGGCACCTTTAACTATGAGTCCGTTTTTCCACTGTCCTGCAATCTGACTAATAGTGAAGCCCACTTCTCTCGATTCTCCGTCATTGGTCTGGAAGTTGCCGACATTGAGCTCAATCCATCGTCTTCTAGGCTTCTCCAAAAGGCTAAGTTGGCGTTCTTGAACTCTTCCATCTGGGAGTGTAAGTTTAAGTTTGATAGGGCGTTCCCACCCAAAAGCCCCATTTGTCAACTTCACTACGTACACAATTTCATACACAACTTCTGGCGATAGCTCTGACATACTCAATTTTCCATTCACCTCCATCCAACAAACATGCGAAAGTTTTACTACTTCAATGTTTTCACTGCAATTTAATACAAGAATTAGAATTACGGCAGATGTGACACAAGAGAAGAGTGATATGCA from Corylus avellana chromosome ca10, CavTom2PMs-1.0 includes:
- the LOC132164741 gene encoding uncharacterized protein LOC132164741 produces the protein MEDVITEIPPPSRFFQEDLNNFTPPSPPLPSPFLVFSNPKPDEPLCPSLLIVAISSPSLYVFHHLSTKSLIGSLVLPEISFAGNSSESSLGDKSCNIYTLNVGDDSIILISVPCSIAAERSHIVAKLLIADKIIPQRVLILDSVQSLNFRGKLSPDEAFAFKLETSSERNGLGEGNGGSSLLKGIDYFPSGSVIDGLAAALLGRCQTKNIKGTLCVSWPQFGGAVMSLVKSILHRSVLPCLDLKMSGDGKDECLRFNRTKGHPLDSELYT